In Desulfofustis limnaeus, the genomic stretch TGGAAAGACGAAAAGACCGGTATCGTGGTCATGAAGAATGACCGCTGTATCGGCTGTAAGACCTGTATGGCGGCATGCCCCTACAATGCCCGCTACTTTAACGAAGAAACGCGTGCTGTGGATAAATGTGACTTCTGCTGGGAAAGCAGATTGTCCAAAGGAGAGACCAACCCGGCCTGTGTGGAGGCATGCCCCGCCGATGTCCGGGTGTTCGGTGATCTGAGTGACCCGAAAAGCAGGGTCTACCAGCTTGTGCATTCCCCCGGTACGATTGTGTGGGTACTGCGTCCGGAAACCGGGGCCATTCCCAACGTATTCTATATCAATACCTGAGGTGCGTCGACAGACGTCACGCAACCATGAACCAATTATACCAGTGACGTTCGGGAGGACCGGACGATGCGGGAGAAGGGAATGAAAAAGATACTAGCGTTTGCAGCGGCCGTTGTCGTCTTGGGAGCCTGTTTGGTAATCTCTGCGGCGGATCAGCCAGCGAGCGAGGCGGAGCCGTATGACGAGGATACTTATGGTCCGGAAAAAGAGATTGTCTGGAACCAGCCGGTCAAAGGTGTGACCTTCAGTCATAAACTGCACACGATGGACATCGGTCTTGATTGTGAATCGTGTCATGACGACCTGTTCGAGATGGAGGCGGGCGCTGCCGAGGCCAATGACGATTTCACCATGGCGGCCATGGGGGAGGGCTTGTACTGCGGTGCCTGTCATGACGGCAGTTCTGCGTTCGACGTGAATTCCCAATGTGGTTCCTGCCACCTGGAGCCGGAGAACCCCATCGTTTGGACTAAACCGGTCAAGGCGGTGATCTTTGAACACAAAACTCACTCGCAAGACCTTGGCCTGGACTGTGAATCGTGCCACGACGATTTGTTCGTCATGAGGGCTGGTGCTGCCGAGGAGGCCGACGACTTCGTCATGGCCGCTTTATACGACGGCAAGTACTGTGGTGCCTGCCATGACGGAAGTACCGCGTTTGCCTCGGACACCCGATGCACCACTTGCCATATCGGCGTCAGGGGGTACGCCCGGATGACCGGTGAAAGCACCTCTGCCGAACACGACACCCAGCATTAAACTCGCCTTATTCGGAGGGTCCGGTGCAAAGCCCGGACCCTCCGCCACCTGTCTGCTCCTCATCATTTTTGTCCCGATCAGATTCAAGGTAATCGCCTCGCTGAGGGCGCATTTTGCTTCCTGAACTTCGGGGGCGATCTATTTGTTTAGTATCATGTAGTTTTTTAGTCCACCTCGAGAGTTCTTCTTGCATTGGAAAGCAGCGATTCTCGGAGAGTGAACGACGGTTCATTTTATCTATTCGTAATTATTTAAAAATTTCAGCTAGTGAAAGCGGGCTAACTATGCGCCCATTTAGTCTTACCGATGGGCGCACTCTGCGTCTTATGGGGAGAACTTTCTTGCTAATGAACCCCTGAATTTAAGCATTTTAGATAAAGATTAACAAATTTATCGTTTTTTATATCAAAACCTTACGTTGATATCCTCGTTGGATCGAGCCATGTAGGAAAAGGTTGGCACATCCCTTGCTTTATAGAAGGCAAAGCTTAGTGGCAACAACTCTTACGAAGGAGGCTCCCATGGCCGCAACCTATCTGAACACCGCATCGAACGTATCGCTTTCCCCAGTCCTGATCGGTGAGCGATGGCGCGAAAAGACAAGTGAATACTTCTGGTTCTCAGTGTGCTTCGCGTTGTTTCTGGTGCTTGGGCCTTTCGCCGCCCCGATCGCCTTGGGGTTTGTTTTCAGTAACCACAGCATCAACGCGGATGCGGTTGAGCCGCGCCGTCTCGATGAATAAATCGCGCATCGTTGTACAACAACATATTTCCTGAGGAGGAACCATGTCTCTGCAATCTCAAGCTGCCGTTATACAAGAAAGGGAGTTTCGCAAGCCGCAGTTCAATGTGTTACTGATGGCAATGCTGGCTCTCGTGGCCATCGGCATCTCAGCCGGAATCTATGCTCTTTACGTGGGGCATCATCACTCCCTCGGCGTTACCCGTGAAGTGCCCTGGGGAATAGCCATCAGCACCTATGCCTATCTGGCGATCATCTCCACCGGTCTCTGCGCCTTGGCGGCTCTGAGTCATCTGTTCGGTGGTAACAACCTGGCGCCGCTGGCAAACCGGATGGTATGGTTGTCGATTGCTGCCATCATGGGCGCCTTTCTGGTTATTGGTTTGGAATTGGAAAACGTCTGGCGGATGCCGTTGGGGGTTATTCTCTATCCGAATCCCACGTCCAACATCTGGTGGATGGGCACATTGTACGGCATGGCGGTTGGTATCATGATGGTTGAGCTGTTTCTGATCGTCACCAGACGATACAAACTGGCGGTCATTCTCGGTGTTTGTGCGGCGGTTACCGAGCTTTTCGCCAACAGCAATCTTGGCTCGGTTTTCGCTTCGCTCAATGCCCGGCCGTTCTGGTACGGTTCGCAATTGCCCATCTTTTTCCTCGCTTCTGCATTTCTTTCCGGCGCTGCTGCCATCGTTCTGTTTACCCATGTCTCTTTCGCCTTGCGTCAGCGTTTTGTCAGCAAAGAGACTTTTGAAGCGATGCAGACCGGCGGCAAGGTCATGATGCTGATGATTTTTCTTATCGCTATCGCCACCGGGTGGAAGTTCCTCAACGCCATGGTCGGTTCGGAGTCTCTGGGAGAGGCTGCAGCCGTGTTGACCTCGGGCTCGCTGTCCAACAGTTTTTGGGTCTTTGAGATCGGCATCGGCCTGGCTCTGCCCTTTGTTGTCCTGCTCTTCACCAGACTGCAATCGGTTCAAGCCATGTCCTTGGCGGCGCTGATGATCCTTGTCGGCCAATTTTTCTCCCGCCTCAACTTGGTGGTGGCTGGTCAGGTGGTTCCGCAATTTCCTGGCATCGAAGGTGCCTCGCAATACAATCATTACGCGGCGACTGCCCCGGAATTGGCCATTGCCTTGAGCGGCATCGGGGTTCTTGGGGCCTGTTTCCTGATTGGCGAGTATTATCTCGGTGAGAGTTTCAGGCATCATCATGAGCAGTGAGACGAGTCCCGGGTGCACCCATGATCATAAGGAAGGAGGCCACCATGATCGCTGAAGATGAAGCAATATTCACCATCGGAATGGCGGCGAAGCTGCTCGGTATCCACCAGAGAACCTTACGCAATTACGAGGATAGCGGGCTGGTTCGGCCGCAGCGAAAAGGAAAATGGCGTTACTATTCCATGCGCGATATCAAGTGGATCGAATGCCTGCGGGAGATGATCCATACCCATGGTATCAGTATCAATGCCGTGAAAAAGCTGCTTGCCTACACTCCCTGTTGGAATATTATCGACTGCCCCTTTGAAAAGCGGCAGCGGTGCAGCGCCTTTTTCTCCAACACGTTGGTTCCCAGCAAAATAAGAAGGCTGGAACCGCTGCCACAGCGAAAGAAAAAGAAAGTCGTGGCTTACTGATTATCCTCACTCTCAATCCATCCGCTGAACAAACCCCCCTCACCGGCACGTGAGGGGGGTTTTTGTTTCGTGCGCCCGGCAGGGCGCACCTACTTGGAGGTGCAAGTCCTCTACTCGCCCGGCAAGGGGAAGAGTTAGCCGAACGGCAAGGGTGTTCCGGGCGACTGGAA encodes the following:
- a CDS encoding c(7)-type cytochrome triheme domain-containing protein; this encodes MKKILAFAAAVVVLGACLVISAADQPASEAEPYDEDTYGPEKEIVWNQPVKGVTFSHKLHTMDIGLDCESCHDDLFEMEAGAAEANDDFTMAAMGEGLYCGACHDGSSAFDVNSQCGSCHLEPENPIVWTKPVKAVIFEHKTHSQDLGLDCESCHDDLFVMRAGAAEEADDFVMAALYDGKYCGACHDGSTAFASDTRCTTCHIGVRGYARMTGESTSAEHDTQH
- the nrfD gene encoding NrfD/PsrC family molybdoenzyme membrane anchor subunit, with the translated sequence MSLQSQAAVIQEREFRKPQFNVLLMAMLALVAIGISAGIYALYVGHHHSLGVTREVPWGIAISTYAYLAIISTGLCALAALSHLFGGNNLAPLANRMVWLSIAAIMGAFLVIGLELENVWRMPLGVILYPNPTSNIWWMGTLYGMAVGIMMVELFLIVTRRYKLAVILGVCAAVTELFANSNLGSVFASLNARPFWYGSQLPIFFLASAFLSGAAAIVLFTHVSFALRQRFVSKETFEAMQTGGKVMMLMIFLIAIATGWKFLNAMVGSESLGEAAAVLTSGSLSNSFWVFEIGIGLALPFVVLLFTRLQSVQAMSLAALMILVGQFFSRLNLVVAGQVVPQFPGIEGASQYNHYAATAPELAIALSGIGVLGACFLIGEYYLGESFRHHHEQ
- a CDS encoding MerR family transcriptional regulator is translated as MIAEDEAIFTIGMAAKLLGIHQRTLRNYEDSGLVRPQRKGKWRYYSMRDIKWIECLREMIHTHGISINAVKKLLAYTPCWNIIDCPFEKRQRCSAFFSNTLVPSKIRRLEPLPQRKKKKVVAY